One window of the Aquila chrysaetos chrysaetos chromosome 8, bAquChr1.4, whole genome shotgun sequence genome contains the following:
- the LOC115344845 gene encoding uncharacterized protein LOC115344845 has translation MHRVSSVLLETPLLGALQVAEPFLEPAGVGLENSQSVPHPTLKLKDLGDLQFTIKPTHTSCLDLAAHSQCFSPGRRESKESTDTTMYRGLSTVSLENDESHPQSSIPTDGTVSSEADGLAKDLMPSLSSPYEVVKREHSRLLPERSQRCQSSFRDLSMTQPELGTTGLQHMKLMDISPLKRFREVIRGKTVLHPTAPWDILQEHPHLRGQSTHVLQSAPTDPGSLPQNAQAHNCPAAEKARVSSLGVQSCHHQSDRAAQPGLVVPPLPTGLEHPPTAMSTLGTETIPALVVSCTEPVPADFGSTDFIPEAPLSPEAEPVSKLVFSPPAALDLDSARLRQRAGILLATPGGQEMVSLLPPHHPSVASELGTDGSPRCLGPGMQKLALGEVGGQQGETSASVGLMARGPSPASVTVPRPGVVFPLPEDHVSSGSGGVAPASGPGTWAVRREEHVMPVQHQGTAASDKLASASILEGFKMQKTTEALQVGAGEQRNVSSSTAPAHPGRLTALWGETLLKGQKPQEPSDVSRNTQMPGGQQQKHAELGPPWAIEYFPIRSCHLVFQDWSGMFYLPFLADIKTNIWCNWTIWAGPQKHIVIYIQGFQGSDGCGKNQDKIIFQGVSSSVETKVVYACHNQGTLIFAAQATAVHVLFLSGSGSLSHEYRDFKGQYYVFRDSEIVGSSNDTIAPREPVQETSKKESWRTAVTKGFLSMLRASPGPSAAPAGGRIQPELVSPDEEAKHPPDLMEDAQSGANLSKFDLSERSQLQDETELERNLKDGGTEGRETKDDVLVEPAPAGQDAGHKAEPSALEIAKGDVELVSALVTVAPCHSAGVPSSEEPSNNVGVSAKPSGLDQASDSLSEEVVAAARCTQTPVLEEPLLNMNTKPSLYPSPGVTAGDTVSLGERTEELFDLVSALASLENNTALQSQHHPGDVLFEVTIEMKPKDWIPHGGSELQKGLLESMKNHIQENLKLSANRVNEIKLKEIKRISGANLLLTFWLHLKPEERNVSLLLRSQLEELLGTSVGVENLQLISLFVKDVNECSAGVSLCGEEAECFNGVGTYLCRCKKNYEDHSPTKSGTLCIRVPRSGMSFFLRHTDILVGAAIMAVLAMLVAAGAWCRVARWGWHPRRNLSPEEPPVRAVEEPAMELHDLGECLQLDPFQLKLRARPPEWLWSIRARSGQVYQVFPEQSTLL, from the exons ATGCACAGGGTTTCAAGTGTGCTTTTGGAAACTCCTTTGCTTGGTGCCTTGCAGGTAGCAGAGCCTTTTCTGGAGCCAGCAGGTGTAGGTCTGGAGAACAGCCAGTCTGTCCCACACCCTACCCTGAAGCTGAAAGATCTGGGTGACCTACAGTTTACTATTAAACCAACACACACAAGCTGCCTGGACTTGGCTGCACACTCGCAGTGTTTTTCCcctggcagaagagaaagcaaagagagcACAGATACCACCATGTACCGAGGGCTCAGCACAGTCAGCTTAGAGAATGATGAAAGCCATCCCCAGTCAAGCATTCCAACTGATGGCACAGTGAGCAGTGAAGCCGATGGCCTTGCAAAGGACCTGATGCCCAGCCTGAGTAGCCCGTATGAAGTGGTAAAGAGGGAGCACTCACGTCTGCTACCTGAGAGAAGCCAAAGATGCCAAAGCAGTTTCAGGGATTTGTCCATGACTCAACCTGAGCTGGGAACAACTGGCCTCCAACATATGAAGCTCATGGATATTTCCCCCTTGAAAAGATTTAGGGAAGTCATCAGGGGGAAAACAGTGCTGCATCCCACAGCACCGTGGGACATCCTGCAAGAGCATCCTCATTTGCGTGGCCAGAGCACTCATGTCCTGCAGTCAGCCCCTACAGACCCTGGAAGCCTTCCCCAGAATGCCCAAGCACACAACTGTCCAGCTGCTGAGAAAGCTCGTGTGTCTTCCTTGGGTGTACAAAGCTGCCACCACCAAAGTGACAGAgctgcacagccagggctggtTGTACCCCCTTTGCCAACAGGGCTGGAGCATCCTCCCACAGCCATGTCCACCCTAGGGACAGAAACAATCCCTGCGCTGGTGGTCTCCTGCACAGAACCTGTCCCCGCAGACTTTGGCTCTACTGATTTCATCCCTGAAGCACCTCTTTCTCCAGAAGCAGAGCCTGTGTCCAAGCTGGTCTTCTCTCCACCAGCTGCTTTGGATTTGGACTCTGCCAGACTTAGGCAAAGGGCAGGCATCTTGCTGGCTACCCCAGGAGGACAGGAGATGGTCTCCCTTTTGCCACCTCACCATCCATCAGTAGCCTCTGAACTGGGCACAGATGGGTCCCCCAGATGCCTTGGCCCTGGGATGCAAAAGCTGGCGCTGGGAGAGGTGGGTGGCCAGCAAGGAGAAACCTCAGCCTCTGTGGGCTTGATGGCCAGGGGTCCCTCCCCAGCTTCTGTCACTGTCCCAAGGCCTGGTGTGGTGTTTCCTCTGCCCGAGGACCATGTGAGCAGTGGCTCTGGGGGGGTGGCACCAGCTTCTGGGCCTGGCACCTGGGCAGTGAGGAGAGAGGAACATGTGATGCCTGTGCAGCATCAGGGCACGGCTGCTAGTGACAAACTGGCATCTGCCTCCATCCTTGAGggatttaaaatgcagaaaaccacAGAAGCTCTCCAAGTGggtgcaggagagcagagaaatgTCTCCTCGAGCACTGCTCCTGCACACCCTGGTCGTCTCACAGCCCTGTGGGGAGAAACACTGTTGAAAGGCCAAAAGCCTCAGGAACCTTCTGATGTATCCAGAAACACCCAGATGCCAGGAGGACAGCAACAGAAACATGCTG AGCTAGGACCTCCCTGGGCAATAGAGTACTTCCCCATCAGGAGCTGCCACCTCGTCTTTCAGGATTGGTCTGGGATGTTTTACCTGCCATTTCTTGCTGACATTAAAACCAACATCTGGTGCAACTGGACCATCTGGGCAGGCCCCCAGAAGCATATTGTCATCTACATCCAGGGGTTCCAGGGGAGTGACGGCTGCGGCAAGAACCAGGACAAGATCATCTTCCAGGGGGTCTCATCAAGTGTGGAAACCAAAGTGGTGTATGCCTGTCACAACCAAGGCACTCTGATCTTTGCTGCACAAGCTACTGCAGTCCATGTGTTGTTTCTGTCAGGGAGTGGTTCCCTAAGCCATGAATACAGAGATTTTAAAGGACAGTATTATGTATTCAGAGACTCTGAAATTGTGGGCTCTTCAAATGATACCATAGCTCCCCGAGAGCCTGTCCAGGAGACCTCTAAGAAAGAGAGCTGGAGGACAGCGGTAACAAAAGGTTTCTTGTCCATGCTCAGAGCCTCTCCGGGCCCATCAGCTGCACCTGCTGGTGGCAGGATCCAGCCTGAGCTTGTGAGCCCTGATGAAGAGGCCAAACACCCTCCCGATCTCATGGAAGATGCTCAGTCTGGTGCTAACCTGAGCAAGTTTGACCTGAGTGAGCGCAGTCAGCTGCAGGATGAAACCGAGCTGGAAAGGAACCTTAAGGATGGTGGCACTGAGGGAAGAGAAACTAAAGATGATGTGTTGGTGgagccagctccagctgggcAAGATGCTGGGCATAAAGCTGAGCCGTCTGCCTTGGAGATTGCAAAGGGGGATGTAGAGCTGGTGTCTGCTCTGGTCACTGTAGCCCCATGTCACTCAGCGGGTGTCCCTTCCTCGGAGGAGCCCAGCAACAACGTAGGTGTCTCTGCCAAACCATCTGGCCTGGATCAGGCCAGTGACAGCCTGTCAGAAGAAGTGGTTGCTGCTGCACGTTGCACACAGACACCAGTGCTGGAAGAGCCACTGCTAAACATGAATACAAAACCTTCTCTCTACCCCTCTCCTGGTGTGACTGCTGGAGATACAGTATCTCTGGGAGAAAGGACTGAAGAGCTCTTTG ATCTGGTTTCTGCCCTGGCATCTCTGGAGAACAACACAGCACTGCAATCCCAGCACCATCCTGGAG ATGTGCTGTTTGAAGTAACTATTGAAATGAAACCCAAGGACTGGATTCCTCATGGTGGAAGTGAGCTCCAAAAGGGTCTTCTTGAATCTATGAAAAATCAT atCCAGGAGAACCTGAAGCTTTCTGCCAACAGAGTCaatgaaataaagttaaaagaaatcaaaag GATTAGTGGTGCCAACCTGCTACTAACCTTCTGGCTGCACCTGAAGCCAGAGGAGAGAAATGTGTCTCTGCTCCTGCGCTcccagctggaggagctgcttgGCACCTCGGTAGGAGTGGAGAACCTGCAGCTTATTTCGCTCTTTGTTAAAG ACGTGAATGAGTGCAGCGCTGGGGTCAGCCTctgtggggaggaggcagagtgCTTCAACGGCGTGGGCACATACCTCTGCCGCTGCAAAAAGAACTACGAAGATCATTCTCCCACCAAGTCTGGCACCCTCTGCATCCGTGTTCCCCGATCAG